One Bacteroidia bacterium genomic window carries:
- the ccoG gene encoding cytochrome c oxidase accessory protein CcoG, producing MAKEISESMQDPFLKELESDTFRDSIATVDKSGKRQWIYPKKPQGSLYRGRTWLSILLIGLFFIGPFLKWNDQPLLLFNVLERKFIVFGLTFWPQDFHLFVLAMITFFVFIVLFTVIFGRVWCGWACPQTIFMEMFFRKIEYWIEGDYRQQMKLNKAPWDLEKVMKKTAKFSIFALFSFLIGNTVMAYLVGIDQLSVLITSPPTENWGLFSFVMIFSGIFYFVFAWFREQACIAVCPYGRLQGVLLGRDSIVVAYDWLRGEPRGKRKRNEDQSNKGDCIDCKLCIAVCPTGIDIRNGTQMECVNCTACIDACDQVMEKVKKPKGLIRFDSYNGIANGTPFRFNTRIIAYIVVLLGLLSVLGFSLASRSDIETTLLRVPGTLYQKTEDGKISNMYNIDLVNKTKEELNLDIKLISHEGEIQVIGQEFVVAPQNISQGIILIMIPRDQLKGRKNEIRIELWSGDKRVDEASSNFLGPVNLN from the coding sequence ATGGCAAAGGAAATCTCTGAATCTATGCAAGATCCTTTTTTAAAGGAACTGGAATCTGACACTTTCCGCGACAGTATCGCTACGGTGGACAAGAGCGGAAAGCGTCAGTGGATCTACCCCAAAAAACCTCAGGGAAGTTTGTACAGGGGCAGGACCTGGTTGAGCATTCTTCTGATTGGCCTATTCTTTATAGGGCCATTTCTTAAGTGGAATGATCAGCCCCTTTTGCTATTCAATGTTCTTGAAAGGAAGTTTATCGTTTTTGGTCTGACCTTCTGGCCACAGGATTTTCACCTCTTCGTCCTGGCGATGATTACCTTCTTTGTTTTTATTGTTCTTTTCACCGTGATCTTTGGGCGGGTCTGGTGTGGCTGGGCATGTCCCCAAACGATTTTCATGGAAATGTTTTTCCGCAAAATCGAATACTGGATTGAAGGAGACTATCGCCAACAGATGAAGCTGAACAAAGCTCCCTGGGATTTGGAGAAGGTCATGAAGAAAACAGCCAAGTTTTCGATTTTCGCCCTCTTCTCTTTCCTGATTGGAAATACGGTCATGGCCTATTTGGTGGGCATCGATCAACTCAGTGTTTTGATCACGAGTCCGCCTACTGAGAATTGGGGCCTCTTCAGCTTTGTGATGATCTTCTCGGGCATCTTTTATTTTGTTTTTGCCTGGTTTAGAGAGCAAGCTTGTATCGCTGTCTGTCCTTATGGGAGATTGCAGGGAGTATTGCTGGGGAGAGATTCGATTGTGGTTGCATACGACTGGCTTCGGGGAGAGCCCAGAGGAAAGCGAAAAAGGAATGAAGACCAAAGCAACAAAGGAGACTGTATTGATTGTAAACTTTGTATAGCCGTTTGTCCAACTGGCATAGATATCCGGAATGGAACTCAGATGGAATGTGTGAATTGTACGGCTTGTATCGATGCCTGCGACCAGGTCATGGAGAAGGTAAAGAAACCTAAAGGCCTCATCCGTTTCGATTCTTACAATGGAATAGCCAATGGTACACCCTTCCGATTCAACACAAGAATTATCGCCTATATAGTCGTTCTTCTTGGCTTACTTTCTGTCCTCGGATTTTCCCTGGCTAGCAGGTCAGATATCGAAACCACTTTATTGCGTGTTCCCGGTACTCTTTATCAAAAAACAGAGGATGGCAAGATCAGCAATATGTACAATATCGACCTGGTCAACAAGACCAAAGAGGAATTGAATCTGGATATAAAGCTGATCTCTCACGAGGGAGAGATTCAGGTCATCGGGCAAGAATTTGTAGTTGCTCCTCAAAATATCAGTCAAGGAATCATTTTGATCATGATCCCCCGGGATCAATTGAAAGGAAGAAAAAACGAAATCAGAATAGAACTATGGTCTGGAGATAAGCGGGTCGATGAAGCGAGCAGCAATTTTCTTGGACCAGTCAACTTAAATTAA
- a CDS encoding cbb3-type cytochrome c oxidase N-terminal domain-containing protein — protein sequence MYKKFIYIFSMLILLFASGTVLGQAGEASSQESLLWLLMMVIIGMSVVCIALAFTILALIARVREAKAETSAEGQASAQKEPVDLWKKFKAKLTAAVPVSRESEIDLGHSFDGIRELDNKLPPWWLYGFYFTIVISFVYMYVYHIDGDWSSDQEYRVEMAEAQKIKDAYLAKVANMVNEETVEHLTAAQDISEGESIYMANCVACHGAVGQGGIGPNLTDPYWLHGGGIKNVFKSVKYGIPEKGMIPWQDALKPLEIQQVSSFIMNMEGTNPPDGKAPQGEIWEPEVMTTDTLQTISMNP from the coding sequence ATGTATAAAAAGTTCATCTATATATTCAGTATGCTGATCCTGCTTTTTGCCTCCGGTACCGTCCTGGGGCAGGCAGGGGAAGCCTCCTCACAAGAATCCCTGTTATGGTTGCTCATGATGGTGATCATAGGGATGAGCGTTGTTTGTATTGCGCTGGCTTTTACCATACTGGCACTCATTGCCCGGGTAAGAGAAGCTAAGGCAGAAACTTCGGCTGAAGGACAAGCCAGTGCTCAAAAAGAGCCGGTGGATCTTTGGAAGAAGTTCAAGGCAAAATTAACCGCTGCGGTTCCTGTCTCTCGAGAATCTGAAATTGATTTGGGACATAGTTTCGATGGTATCCGTGAACTGGACAACAAACTTCCTCCCTGGTGGCTCTATGGATTCTATTTCACCATCGTTATTTCTTTTGTCTATATGTATGTCTACCATATTGATGGGGATTGGTCCTCCGATCAGGAGTATCGAGTCGAGATGGCGGAAGCTCAGAAGATCAAGGACGCTTATCTGGCAAAAGTGGCAAATATGGTAAATGAAGAAACGGTTGAACACCTTACAGCCGCTCAGGATATTTCAGAGGGTGAATCCATTTACATGGCCAATTGTGTTGCGTGCCATGGAGCTGTGGGACAAGGAGGAATTGGCCCTAATCTCACAGACCCTTACTGGCTGCATGGAGGCGGCATCAAGAATGTCTTTAAGTCAGTCAAATATGGAATTCCGGAGAAAGGAATGATCCCCTGGCAGGATGCCTTAAAACCTCTCGAAATTCAACAAGTATCCAGTTTTATCATGAACATGGAAGGAACAAATCCACCAGATGGGAAAGCTCCTCAGGGAGAAATATGGGAGCCGGAAGTAATGACAACAGATACGCTTCAAACCATTAGCATGAATCCTTAG
- the ccoN gene encoding cytochrome-c oxidase, cbb3-type subunit I, with protein MISKVRTDDPGLSGTSLERFSYDNTIVKYFAIATLFWGLAGMLVGLIVALEMVLPELFLWDGIPLLSFGRVRPLHTNAAIFAFVGNGIYMGVYYSLQRLCKARMWSDTASWIHFWGWQLIILSALVSLPMGFTTGKEYAELEWPIDLAIALIWIVFGLNMFMTIFKRREKHLYVAIWFYIGTWVTVTVLHVVNSLELPYSMMHSYSIFAGVQDALVQWWYGHNAVAFFLTTPYLGLMYYFIPKAANRPVYSYRLSIVHFWALIFIYIWAGPHHLLYTALPDWAQSLGTVFSLMLIAPSWGGMLNGLLTLRGAWDKVRTDPVLKFMVVAVTAYGMATFEGPLLSIKTFNAITHFTDWTIGHVHVGTLGWNGFLTFGVIYWLMPRLWRTKLHSIKLANFHFWIGTLGIFFYCVPLYWAGLTQSLMWKEFDGDGFLVYKNFLETVVQILPMYWMRALGGSLYIIGVVVMIYNIIRTTQAGDFLANEEVEAAPYPKEEKSGKKEYWHKRIERKPAQMLFWALILILIGGIVEMVPTFMVQSNVPTIASVQPYTPLELEGRDLYIREGCYTCHSQMVRPFRSESERYGEYSKAGEFVYDHPFQWGSKRTGPDLAREGTPKLRKSDAWHYQHMLDPRSTSAGSIMPSYEWLIENRLDLSMTADKIEAMQTLGVPYPEGYAAKATDDLQKQAEEIANNIASELEEEELKALKDREIVAIIAYLQRLGTDIMVDNKK; from the coding sequence ATGATTAGTAAAGTCAGGACGGACGATCCCGGTTTATCGGGAACATCCCTTGAGCGATTTAGCTATGACAATACAATTGTTAAGTATTTCGCTATTGCAACTCTCTTCTGGGGATTGGCCGGTATGCTGGTTGGTCTAATAGTAGCACTGGAGATGGTACTGCCAGAACTTTTTTTATGGGACGGCATCCCTCTTCTTTCCTTTGGAAGGGTACGACCTCTGCATACCAATGCAGCGATTTTTGCCTTTGTAGGAAATGGAATTTACATGGGAGTCTATTATTCCCTTCAGCGCTTATGTAAAGCGAGGATGTGGAGTGATACTGCCAGTTGGATTCATTTCTGGGGATGGCAATTGATCATTCTTTCGGCTTTGGTTTCCCTGCCTATGGGATTCACAACGGGTAAAGAATATGCCGAACTCGAATGGCCCATTGACCTTGCTATTGCATTGATATGGATTGTATTCGGCCTGAATATGTTCATGACCATTTTCAAGCGAAGAGAAAAACACCTTTATGTAGCCATCTGGTTCTATATCGGGACCTGGGTAACAGTAACGGTTCTCCATGTGGTCAACAGCCTTGAACTTCCTTACAGTATGATGCACAGTTACTCCATCTTTGCCGGAGTACAGGATGCTTTGGTTCAATGGTGGTATGGACATAATGCGGTCGCCTTCTTCCTGACTACTCCCTATCTGGGATTGATGTACTACTTTATTCCTAAAGCAGCCAATCGTCCGGTATATTCTTACCGACTTTCGATTGTTCACTTCTGGGCATTGATCTTTATCTACATCTGGGCAGGTCCTCACCACTTGCTGTATACAGCCTTACCTGACTGGGCACAATCTCTGGGAACCGTTTTCTCGCTTATGCTGATCGCTCCGAGTTGGGGAGGTATGCTAAATGGATTGCTGACCCTGCGGGGTGCCTGGGATAAGGTACGGACAGATCCTGTTCTAAAATTCATGGTAGTTGCGGTTACGGCTTATGGTATGGCAACTTTTGAAGGGCCTTTACTTTCTATAAAAACCTTCAACGCTATTACCCACTTCACAGACTGGACCATTGGACACGTGCACGTTGGAACGCTGGGATGGAATGGATTTCTGACCTTTGGTGTAATCTACTGGCTGATGCCTCGTCTCTGGAGAACCAAACTTCACTCCATTAAGCTCGCCAATTTCCATTTCTGGATCGGTACACTTGGTATTTTCTTCTATTGTGTGCCTTTGTACTGGGCAGGTCTTACGCAGAGTTTGATGTGGAAAGAATTTGATGGAGATGGTTTCCTTGTTTACAAAAACTTCCTCGAAACGGTTGTCCAGATATTACCGATGTATTGGATGCGCGCACTGGGAGGAAGCCTTTATATCATAGGTGTAGTTGTGATGATTTATAACATCATCCGCACAACCCAGGCCGGAGACTTCCTCGCAAATGAAGAGGTAGAAGCTGCTCCTTACCCCAAAGAAGAAAAGAGTGGAAAAAAAGAGTACTGGCACAAACGCATTGAGAGAAAGCCTGCTCAAATGTTGTTCTGGGCTTTGATCCTCATCCTTATCGGCGGAATCGTCGAAATGGTGCCAACTTTTATGGTTCAATCGAATGTACCTACTATCGCTTCTGTACAACCCTATACGCCTTTGGAACTAGAGGGAAGAGATCTCTACATCCGGGAAGGCTGCTATACCTGCCACTCCCAAATGGTACGTCCTTTCCGCTCAGAATCCGAGCGTTATGGAGAGTATTCCAAAGCAGGCGAATTTGTATATGATCACCCCTTCCAGTGGGGCTCCAAAAGAACAGGGCCTGACCTCGCAAGGGAAGGAACGCCTAAACTGAGAAAATCAGATGCCTGGCATTATCAGCATATGCTGGATCCCCGCAGTACTTCTGCAGGTTCTATCATGCCTTCTTACGAATGGCTCATCGAAAATCGACTGGACCTCAGTATGACAGCTGATAAGATAGAAGCTATGCAAACCTTAGGAGTTCCTTATCCGGAGGGATATGCAGCAAAAGCTACAGATGACCTCCAGAAGCAAGCCGAAGAGATCGCGAATAATATAGCCTCTGAATTGGAGGAAGAAGAACTCAAGGCACTGAAGGATCGGGAGATTGTAGCCATCATCGCCTATCTCCAACGCCTGGGAACAGATATCATGGTTGACAACAAAAAATAA
- the ccoS gene encoding cbb3-type cytochrome oxidase assembly protein CcoS translates to MSSIFVLIILGFIVAAAFLAACIWAIRSGQFEDAYTPAMRILFDDKITSTEKTDSQHD, encoded by the coding sequence ATGAGTAGCATTTTCGTCCTCATCATTTTAGGCTTTATCGTCGCAGCTGCATTCCTTGCTGCCTGTATTTGGGCCATCCGATCCGGACAATTTGAAGATGCTTACACACCCGCTATGCGCATCCTGTTTGACGACAAAATTACTTCCACCGAAAAAACAGATTCTCAACATGATTAG
- a CDS encoding FixH family protein codes for MNWGKKIAIFYTVFAVSMLSAVIFASMQSFHLVSEDYYQEEIAYEKRIQEIKNVQELEGEVEVQKVGESKFSFHFPESAHQAIGVIQFYRPSDAELDRAFPIKLADGKQSISVEGLAGGNWQVQIRWAQNEKAYYQELNLSL; via the coding sequence ATGAACTGGGGTAAAAAAATAGCCATTTTCTATACAGTCTTTGCCGTCAGCATGCTTTCGGCTGTCATTTTCGCCAGCATGCAAAGCTTTCACCTGGTCAGTGAAGATTACTACCAGGAGGAAATCGCCTACGAAAAACGAATTCAGGAAATCAAAAATGTCCAGGAATTGGAAGGAGAGGTGGAAGTACAAAAAGTGGGGGAATCGAAATTCTCCTTTCATTTTCCTGAGTCCGCACATCAAGCCATTGGAGTTATCCAGTTTTACCGACCTTCAGATGCTGAACTTGATCGGGCTTTCCCCATAAAGCTCGCCGATGGAAAACAAAGCATTTCTGTAGAGGGACTTGCCGGTGGAAACTGGCAGGTTCAGATCAGATGGGCCCAAAATGAGAAAGCCTATTACCAGGAATTGAATCTGAGTTTGTAA